A window of the Vigna angularis cultivar LongXiaoDou No.4 chromosome 3, ASM1680809v1, whole genome shotgun sequence genome harbors these coding sequences:
- the LOC108325406 gene encoding phytochrome A-associated F-box protein, protein MEEDSGFSMLNDDIVLVVFAKLEDDPRHWARVACVCTRFSSLIRHFCWKTKCSQTLPSLLSDSPATCASLLKLAVCCPGLRHAGIAADRDASKNPKTCRKPHLARGNWDLRREQGCKLLARQFRDDCLYLCDWPGCVHPHKKRKYMLFRGIFKDFKTTRVWTSLDGDKRKKLPVECAFCTSRYTWDLHSAFCLRRGFGYQIDGEPVVRAYVCENGHVSGAWTDVPLFS, encoded by the coding sequence ATGGAGGAGGACAGTGGTTTCTCAATGCTAAACGACGACATCGTGCTCGTGGTTTTCGCGAAGCTGGAAGACGATCCACGTCACTGGGCTCGCGTGGCCTGCGTCTGCACAAGATTTTCTTCTCTCATTCGCCACTTCTGCTGGAAGACTAAGTGTTCCCAAACCCTCCCTTCACTCCTCTCTGATTCCCCCGCCACCTGCGCCTCCCTCCTCAAGCTCGCCGTCTGCTGCCCCGGCCTCCGCCACGCCGGCATCGCCGCTGATCGGGACGCCTCAAAAAACCCCAAGACCTGCCGGAAACCGCATTTGGCTCGCGGGAATTGGGATCTGAGGAGGGAGCAGGGCTGCAAGCTTCTGGCGCGACAGTTCCGCGATGATTGCTTGTACCTCTGTGACTGGCCTGGCTGCGTCCACCCCCACAAGAAGCGCAAGTACATGCTCTTCAGAGGGATTTTCAAGGACTTCAAAACTACCCGCGTTTGGACAAGCCTCGACGGtgataaaagaaagaaacttcCCGTGGAGTGTGCGTTTTGCACGAGCCGATACACTTGGGACCTCCACTCTGCTTTCTGTCTCAGACGAGGTTTCGGGTACCAAATTGACGGGGAACCTGTTGTTCGAGCTTATGTTTGTGAAAACGGTCATGTCTCCGGCGCTTGGACCGATGTCCCCTTGTTCTCTTGA